The following are from one region of the Paenibacillus sabinae T27 genome:
- a CDS encoding response regulator produces the protein MKVLIVDDEKHVREAIRYFVPWEKYDVAEIFEATNGQEAMEIILEQQPAVVFTDMRMPLMDGAELLEWIHRYSPYTKTIVISGYQDFSYVKPAIVYGGIDYLLKPLNSKQLISAAERAFQKWEEEKRERERAFRQNIQLNVLRPLYWDKKLSELVGGTVSFQELEEALVEELGLPRNAKHCRMAVLSLQSSGGLLLKKFRGDIQLTSFVLVNVCNEMVSLRKQGFAFRYWQEGADVAVLFWNRAEEAEERLLEINESLKQAYGISLDIGLSRILPFPGGISDAFIQARQSLAERNLLLKGKRIHEYLEGSSEAGRAGGTMADDLLEKLGLSLLSCDSDKIVRSFDDWADFLAGTGVLTISGLREWEDRLRNVLTKWRLEWVGAEEVSKAEAPFPSAIEAGGDFSFERWKDSLKSYIMGMFGESKLSRSSDSRIVREIRDYLDRNYQQEITLQHIADRFFLSRENVSRKFKQVTGENLSDYLTNLRIDKAKELLQNSDMRLSRISELIGYEDEKYFSRVFKKATGLTPREYRKGDFDENN, from the coding sequence ATGAAAGTACTAATTGTAGACGATGAAAAACATGTGCGAGAAGCCATCCGCTATTTTGTTCCTTGGGAAAAATATGACGTTGCCGAGATATTCGAAGCCACGAATGGCCAGGAAGCGATGGAGATCATTCTGGAGCAGCAGCCGGCGGTCGTGTTTACGGATATGCGCATGCCGCTCATGGACGGGGCTGAGCTGCTGGAATGGATTCACCGGTACTCCCCATATACCAAGACGATCGTCATCAGCGGTTACCAGGATTTCAGCTATGTGAAGCCCGCAATCGTATACGGGGGGATCGACTATCTGCTTAAGCCGCTGAACAGTAAGCAGCTGATTTCCGCCGCCGAACGCGCTTTTCAGAAGTGGGAGGAGGAGAAGCGGGAACGGGAACGGGCCTTCCGGCAAAATATTCAATTAAACGTGCTGCGTCCGCTGTATTGGGACAAGAAGCTGTCGGAGCTGGTGGGCGGCACGGTTTCCTTTCAGGAGCTGGAGGAAGCGCTGGTCGAGGAGCTGGGGCTTCCGAGGAACGCGAAGCACTGCCGGATGGCCGTCCTTTCCCTCCAGTCTTCGGGCGGCCTGCTGCTGAAGAAGTTCCGAGGCGATATCCAGCTTACTTCTTTCGTTCTCGTTAATGTCTGCAATGAAATGGTCAGCTTGCGGAAACAGGGCTTTGCCTTTCGTTACTGGCAGGAAGGCGCGGATGTGGCCGTTCTGTTCTGGAACAGAGCGGAAGAGGCGGAAGAGCGGCTGCTGGAAATTAATGAATCGCTAAAGCAGGCGTACGGCATATCACTTGATATCGGGCTGAGCCGGATTCTCCCTTTTCCGGGGGGGATCAGCGATGCGTTCATACAGGCAAGGCAAAGCCTTGCGGAGCGCAATCTGCTGCTAAAGGGTAAACGTATACATGAATACCTGGAAGGCTCTTCGGAAGCAGGACGGGCAGGCGGTACGATGGCCGATGATCTGCTGGAGAAGCTCGGGCTTTCGCTGTTGTCCTGCGATAGTGACAAAATCGTCCGCAGCTTTGATGATTGGGCCGATTTTCTCGCCGGGACGGGCGTGCTGACTATTAGCGGGCTTAGGGAGTGGGAGGATCGGCTGCGGAATGTGCTGACCAAGTGGAGACTGGAATGGGTCGGCGCCGAGGAAGTCTCAAAGGCGGAAGCCCCTTTCCCGTCCGCAATTGAGGCTGGCGGAGATTTCTCTTTTGAACGCTGGAAAGATAGTCTGAAATCCTATATTATGGGAATGTTTGGCGAAAGCAAGCTTTCCCGTTCCTCGGACAGCCGGATTGTGCGTGAAATCAGGGATTACCTCGACCGGAATTATCAGCAGGAGATTACACTTCAGCACATTGCGGACCGCTTCTTCCTCAGCCGGGAGAACGTCTCGCGCAAGTTCAAGCAGGTTACAGGCGAGAATCTGTCTGATTATTTGACGAATTTACGGATCGATAAAGCCAAGGAGCTGCTGCAAAATTCCGATATGCGTCTGTCGCGGATTTCCGAGCTGATCGGTTACGAAGACGAGAAGTATTTCAGCCGCGTGTTCAAGAAAGCAACGGGACTGACGCCGCGGGAATACCGGAAGGGGGATTTTGATGAAAATAATTGA
- a CDS encoding class I SAM-dependent methyltransferase, whose amino-acid sequence MKIIEEKYNRYGEKDYDTSYIDWGFDDLQTQTMMAEKMQKLFPSGARAILDIACGISRYHQVWLKSGYAVTGIDLSETFIEYSRDYNRSFEKSHYFVCDCNHLDLDHQYDIAVWTDPVELTGLSANRIFKALKPGGVFIYEMWNDNYYKYHADDRHNDCQTWTCKDGVYRLVRHKYNRATCVSEHEEIIFDVPNDTMIHKTGLAAKNINSHCSIQILEAAGFTNIRFVDYEGQPFSTENQQVQRFFMIGEK is encoded by the coding sequence ATGAAAATAATTGAGGAAAAATACAACCGCTATGGTGAGAAGGATTACGATACCAGCTATATCGATTGGGGATTTGATGATCTCCAAACTCAAACCATGATGGCAGAGAAAATGCAGAAGCTGTTTCCTTCCGGCGCCAGGGCCATCCTGGATATCGCTTGCGGAATCTCAAGATATCATCAAGTCTGGCTGAAATCGGGTTATGCGGTGACGGGGATCGATCTGTCCGAAACTTTCATAGAATACTCCCGAGACTATAACCGGTCTTTTGAGAAGTCCCATTATTTTGTATGCGATTGCAATCATTTGGATTTGGATCATCAGTATGATATTGCGGTTTGGACCGATCCGGTTGAATTAACCGGGTTGTCGGCGAACAGGATTTTCAAAGCGCTGAAGCCAGGCGGCGTATTCATCTATGAAATGTGGAATGACAACTATTACAAATATCACGCGGATGACCGGCATAATGATTGTCAAACCTGGACATGTAAAGATGGAGTTTACCGCCTCGTTCGGCACAAATATAATAGAGCAACCTGTGTTTCCGAACATGAAGAAATTATATTTGATGTTCCCAATGACACGATGATCCATAAAACAGGATTGGCGGCCAAAAATATAAACAGCCATTGCAGCATTCAAATTCTGGAGGCGGCCGGGTTTACAAATATCCGATTTGTCGATTACGAGGGACAGCCTTTTTCTACAGAGAATCAACAAGTCCAGCGATTTTTCATGATTGGTGAAAAATAA
- the mgrA gene encoding L-glyceraldehyde 3-phosphate reductase has translation MYTAQTDRYDSMVYNRCGRSGLRLPAISLGLWHNFGGINVLENGRAMIRKAFDLGITHFDLANNYGPPPGSAEENFGTILKKDFLPYRDELIISSKAGFYMWPGPYGEWGSKKYLVASLDQSLKRMGLDYVDIFYHHRPDPGTPFEETMGALDLIVRQGKALYVGISNYRAEEAREAIRILRQLGTPCLIHQPNYSMLSRWIEDGLQDVLEEEGVGTIAFSPLQKGILTDRYLSGIAADSRAAGPSAFLSENDLTEEVLGKVRRLNELAAARGQKMSQLALSWVLRGGRVTSALIGASKVSQIEDAVAAVQAPELSAEELAKIEDILRG, from the coding sequence ATGTACACCGCACAAACGGACAGATACGACAGCATGGTTTACAATCGCTGCGGACGCAGCGGCCTGCGCCTGCCGGCGATTTCGCTCGGTCTTTGGCATAACTTCGGGGGAATCAACGTGCTGGAGAACGGCAGGGCCATGATCCGCAAAGCGTTCGATCTGGGCATTACGCATTTTGATCTCGCCAATAATTACGGCCCGCCCCCAGGCTCCGCAGAGGAGAATTTCGGAACAATTTTGAAAAAGGACTTTCTCCCTTACCGGGATGAGCTGATCATCTCAAGCAAGGCCGGATTCTACATGTGGCCGGGACCTTACGGAGAATGGGGCTCGAAGAAATATCTCGTCGCAAGTCTCGATCAGAGCCTGAAGCGGATGGGTCTGGATTATGTCGATATTTTCTATCACCACCGTCCTGATCCCGGTACACCGTTTGAAGAAACGATGGGCGCGCTGGACCTGATCGTCCGCCAAGGCAAGGCGCTCTACGTCGGCATTTCCAATTACCGCGCCGAAGAGGCCAGGGAAGCGATCCGCATTCTTCGGCAGCTCGGCACCCCTTGCCTGATTCACCAGCCGAACTACTCCATGCTGTCCCGCTGGATCGAGGATGGGCTTCAGGATGTGCTCGAAGAAGAAGGCGTGGGCACGATCGCGTTCTCGCCGCTTCAGAAGGGCATCCTGACGGACCGTTACCTAAGCGGCATCGCTGCGGATTCCCGCGCAGCCGGACCGAGCGCATTCCTGTCCGAGAATGATCTGACGGAAGAGGTGCTTGGCAAGGTCCGCCGCCTGAACGAATTAGCCGCGGCTCGCGGACAGAAGATGTCCCAGCTTGCCCTATCCTGGGTGCTGCGCGGCGGCAGGGTAACGTCCGCGCTGATCGGCGCAAGCAAGGTCAGCCAGATTGAGGACGCCGTCGCCGCCGTGCAGGCGCCTGAGCTCAGCGCGGAAGAGCTGGCGAAGATCGAGGATATCCTGCGCGGATAG
- a CDS encoding AraC family transcriptional regulator, translating to MAVFHYNAEPPFGVSPDLHLLFWGREQCAPGHTFGPGFRDYYKIHFVHKGTGKVVVGGQTHILHPGQAFLTYPRVVVSYAADENDPWNYSWIAFTGERVKPLLSRTTLSPEYPVFPMEGEAMNGLYDRLTEAASASGALDLPLTAILYEFMAALLRTVPEAASDSAWQGRKNEHVEKCLHFIESHYCENITMEMLSEMLQLNRKYVSALFKQVVGMPPSQYLLGYRMAKACELLTRTGCTIGEIARSIGYEDALLFSRMFKKVHGCSPRTYRERHVSI from the coding sequence TTGGCTGTTTTTCATTACAACGCGGAGCCGCCATTCGGGGTCTCACCGGACCTGCATCTCCTCTTTTGGGGCCGGGAGCAATGCGCTCCCGGACATACCTTCGGTCCCGGCTTCCGGGACTACTATAAAATCCATTTCGTCCATAAAGGCACCGGCAAGGTGGTCGTGGGCGGACAAACCCATATCCTGCACCCGGGACAGGCCTTTTTGACTTATCCCCGGGTTGTTGTCTCCTACGCCGCAGATGAGAACGATCCGTGGAACTATTCCTGGATCGCTTTTACGGGAGAACGGGTGAAGCCGCTGTTGTCCAGAACCACGCTGTCGCCCGAATATCCCGTTTTTCCCATGGAAGGCGAGGCAATGAACGGACTCTATGACAGGCTGACCGAAGCCGCTTCGGCCAGCGGCGCACTCGACCTGCCGCTAACGGCGATCCTGTACGAATTCATGGCCGCTCTTCTTCGTACCGTTCCTGAGGCTGCTTCGGATTCCGCTTGGCAAGGACGCAAGAATGAGCATGTCGAGAAGTGCCTGCATTTTATAGAGTCTCATTACTGCGAGAATATTACGATGGAAATGCTGTCCGAAATGCTGCAGCTTAACCGGAAATATGTATCCGCGCTCTTCAAACAGGTTGTCGGCATGCCTCCCAGTCAGTACCTGCTCGGGTACCGCATGGCCAAAGCCTGCGAGCTGCTCACCCGAACCGGCTGCACCATCGGAGAAATCGCCCGCTCCATCGGTTATGAGGATGCGCTCCTGTTCTCCCGGATGTTCAAGAAGGTTCATGGCTGCTCTCCCCGTACGTACCGGGAAAGACATGTATCAATCTGA
- a CDS encoding (2Fe-2S) ferredoxin domain-containing protein yields the protein MNMRLKVLKKHLLFCCSEHCNNQDVEEVMQAFKEELVEQGINKTVKINKTSCLGLCGNGPFLIVYPDGVWYYNVTTDDVQRIVKEHLVEGNPVDELVMLKMEA from the coding sequence ATGAACATGCGGCTCAAGGTTCTGAAGAAGCATTTGCTGTTTTGCTGCAGCGAGCACTGCAATAACCAGGATGTAGAAGAAGTTATGCAGGCTTTCAAGGAAGAGCTTGTCGAACAAGGGATCAATAAGACGGTCAAGATCAACAAGACCAGCTGTCTCGGCCTTTGCGGCAACGGCCCGTTCCTCATTGTCTATCCGGACGGAGTATGGTACTACAACGTGACCACTGATGATGTTCAGCGTATCGTCAAGGAGCATCTGGTTGAAGGCAATCCTGTGGACGAGCTGGTTATGCTGAAAATGGAAGCCTAA
- a CDS encoding YsnF/AvaK domain-containing protein, which yields MNKRIVGVFTNEHEASQAIGDLKSHGFRTEDISVIARNKDDMNAISDETGTKAPEGMASGAATGGLLGGVTGLLAGIGALAIPGIGPIIAAGPIAATLAGAAVGAGTGGLVGGLIGLGIPEDEAETYDRYVDQGRILVMVDADTSQVSDVYETFRTHNSLSSHYYGANDTLPGETVTDASMSDDPSAVDPTDDRADRSVGDSVDAVFNGSGLKGKHDTGLDTINSNPVSPTSADMAYNSPGTLSDPDNVTTPDYTQDVSDTLSADSDMEEDRKLRLREEQLNVSKDKVQTGEVSIHKEVVEEQKTINVPVTHEEVVIERRAVHDGSTTEPIGKDETIRIPVSEERVEVNKNTVVTGEVGIGKREVQGTERVQDTVRREEARVDKTGEAKVTGNKTADVKSRMEEDESMYNKR from the coding sequence ATGAATAAGAGGATTGTGGGCGTCTTTACGAACGAGCACGAGGCATCTCAAGCGATCGGCGATTTAAAGAGTCATGGTTTTCGGACAGAGGATATCTCCGTTATTGCGAGAAATAAAGACGATATGAATGCAATCAGTGACGAGACGGGGACGAAGGCTCCCGAAGGAATGGCTTCCGGAGCGGCGACGGGCGGCCTGCTCGGCGGAGTAACCGGACTGCTTGCCGGCATTGGAGCGCTGGCGATCCCGGGTATTGGGCCGATCATTGCGGCCGGTCCTATTGCGGCGACATTGGCCGGAGCGGCGGTGGGCGCCGGAACCGGAGGTCTTGTCGGAGGTCTGATCGGCCTCGGCATACCGGAAGACGAAGCGGAAACGTATGACCGTTATGTCGATCAAGGCCGTATTCTGGTCATGGTCGATGCGGACACATCGCAGGTAAGTGATGTGTATGAAACGTTCCGGACGCACAATTCGCTGAGCAGCCACTATTATGGGGCGAATGATACGCTGCCCGGCGAAACGGTGACTGACGCCTCAATGAGCGATGATCCGTCAGCCGTTGATCCGACGGACGACAGAGCCGACAGATCGGTCGGGGATTCGGTGGATGCTGTATTCAATGGTTCTGGCCTGAAAGGCAAGCATGACACCGGACTGGATACGATCAATTCGAATCCGGTGAGCCCGACTTCGGCCGATATGGCTTACAATTCGCCGGGCACGCTTTCCGATCCTGACAACGTGACTACGCCGGACTATACGCAGGATGTTTCCGATACGCTATCGGCCGATAGCGATATGGAAGAGGACCGCAAGCTGCGTCTGCGCGAGGAGCAGCTCAATGTCTCCAAGGATAAGGTGCAGACCGGCGAAGTTTCGATTCATAAAGAAGTCGTCGAGGAGCAAAAAACAATCAATGTGCCGGTAACGCATGAGGAAGTCGTGATTGAACGGCGCGCCGTGCATGACGGCTCGACAACCGAACCGATCGGCAAGGATGAAACGATCCGCATCCCGGTCAGCGAAGAGCGTGTGGAAGTGAACAAGAACACGGTTGTCACCGGCGAAGTAGGGATCGGCAAGCGGGAAGTTCAAGGAACCGAGCGGGTTCAGGACACGGTCCGCCGGGAGGAAGCCCGGGTGGATAAGACAGGCGAAGCGAAGGTCACCGGCAACAAAACCGCCGATGTGAAGAGCCGGATGGAAGAAGACGAATCCATGTATAACAAGCGTTAA
- the glpX gene encoding class II fructose-bisphosphatase, translating into MERELALEIVRVTELGALASASWIGRGDKDAADDAATTAIRSMFDSVSIDGTVVIGEGEMDDAPMLYIGEKVGNKSGPLVDVAVDPLEGTEVVAAGLQNAQSVIAIAEKGSLLHAPDIYMQKLACGPELAGKLSLEDPVEITLTKASHHLGKPLSELTVMVLDRDRHKDLIQTLRQAGVRIKLLSHGDVAGAIAAALPDSEVDLYLGSGGAPEGVLAAAALKCLGGEMQGQLLPQGPFELQRCMRMGIANPTRVLYMDDMVGTGDVIFAATGVTSGEFLNGVRLIGKERAETHSVIMRAQSRTIRYIRSIHFLPGKDIPQVSPGRKVASL; encoded by the coding sequence ATGGAACGCGAATTGGCTCTTGAGATTGTACGGGTGACGGAATTGGGTGCATTGGCTTCGGCTAGCTGGATCGGCCGGGGTGATAAGGACGCTGCGGATGATGCGGCGACCACAGCCATTCGTTCCATGTTCGATTCTGTCTCCATCGACGGGACCGTCGTAATTGGCGAAGGCGAAATGGACGACGCCCCCATGCTGTATATCGGCGAGAAAGTCGGCAACAAAAGCGGCCCGCTCGTTGATGTGGCTGTCGATCCGCTGGAGGGAACAGAGGTCGTCGCCGCCGGGCTGCAGAACGCCCAATCGGTCATTGCCATCGCCGAGAAAGGCAGCCTGCTGCACGCGCCGGACATCTACATGCAGAAGCTCGCCTGCGGTCCCGAGCTTGCCGGCAAGCTCAGCCTGGAGGACCCGGTAGAAATCACGCTGACCAAAGCTTCCCACCATCTTGGCAAACCGCTGTCCGAGTTGACTGTTATGGTACTGGACCGCGACCGGCACAAGGACCTGATCCAAACCCTCCGCCAGGCGGGAGTACGCATCAAGCTGCTCAGCCACGGCGACGTGGCCGGAGCGATCGCGGCCGCTCTGCCGGACAGCGAGGTGGACCTGTACCTCGGCTCCGGAGGCGCTCCGGAGGGCGTGCTGGCTGCAGCGGCGCTGAAATGCCTCGGCGGCGAAATGCAGGGTCAACTGCTGCCGCAAGGGCCGTTCGAGCTGCAGCGCTGCATGCGGATGGGCATTGCCAATCCGACGCGTGTGCTGTACATGGACGATATGGTCGGCACGGGCGACGTTATTTTTGCCGCCACCGGCGTAACCTCCGGCGAATTTTTGAACGGCGTCCGCTTAATCGGGAAAGAACGCGCCGAGACGCATTCCGTCATCATGCGGGCGCAAAGCCGGACAATCCGCTATATCCGAAGCATCCATTTTCTTCCGGGCAAGGATATTCCGCAAGTTTCGCCGGGAAGAAAAGTTGCTTCATTATAA
- a CDS encoding pyruvate, water dikinase regulatory protein, with protein MDEPSHFITICSDSLGDTAEAVVQAVLHQFENQRVTIKRYGNVRHEDELRKVMEEAAKNNGFVAYTLVQPELRETIREEAVRLDLRIVDIMGPMMQAFIDTFDDAPRQRPGLLHQLDENYFRRIEAIEFTVACDDGRDLGAMLKADIVLLGMSRTSKTPLSIFLAHRGKKVVNYPIVPEISPPGQLFKLPPQRMIGLTMEPEHMLKIRSERLKVLGLPVDSQYSSLERINEEIRYAEALFKRLGCPVIDITDKAIEETAGLIMGYI; from the coding sequence ATGGATGAGCCTTCACATTTCATTACGATATGCTCGGATTCTTTAGGGGATACGGCGGAAGCAGTCGTTCAGGCCGTCTTACACCAATTCGAGAATCAGCGTGTCACGATCAAACGGTACGGCAATGTAAGGCATGAGGACGAGCTGCGCAAAGTGATGGAGGAAGCCGCGAAGAATAACGGCTTTGTCGCCTATACACTGGTACAGCCCGAGCTGAGGGAGACGATCCGCGAGGAAGCCGTCCGGTTGGATTTGCGGATCGTGGACATTATGGGGCCGATGATGCAGGCGTTCATCGATACGTTCGACGATGCGCCACGGCAAAGACCCGGCCTGCTGCATCAGTTGGACGAAAATTATTTCCGGCGGATCGAGGCGATCGAATTCACCGTCGCCTGCGACGATGGACGAGATCTCGGGGCCATGCTGAAAGCGGACATCGTGCTGCTGGGTATGTCGCGCACGTCGAAGACGCCGCTCAGCATCTTTCTTGCCCACCGCGGCAAGAAGGTCGTCAATTATCCGATCGTGCCGGAGATCAGCCCGCCGGGCCAGCTGTTCAAGCTGCCGCCCCAGCGGATGATCGGACTCACGATGGAGCCGGAGCATATGCTGAAGATCCGTTCGGAGCGCCTGAAAGTGCTGGGACTTCCCGTCGATTCCCAGTATTCGAGCCTCGAACGGATCAATGAAGAGATCCGGTACGCCGAAGCGCTGTTCAAGCGGCTGGGCTGCCCGGTGATCGACATTACCGACAAGGCGATTGAAGAGACAGCCGGACTTATTATGGGCTACATCTAA
- a CDS encoding helix-turn-helix transcriptional regulator, producing MEGFAIELTSRQLQIIDIVKKNAPITGEQIAETLRLTRPTIRADLSLLVMLDYIDAKPKVGYFPGGKSSRNLGSGYLLQETKVKDIQSVPIIIRETTTIHDAVVTLFLQDVGTLIICDEEGKLTGVASRKDFLKVTLGNPGAASMPVSMVMTRQPKVITIGPDDPVLDAAHKMIFHEVDSLPVVVPCEGEGAVGKLDVVGRLTKTSIVKLLLDTEANG from the coding sequence GTGGAGGGATTTGCAATCGAACTTACGTCCCGGCAACTACAAATTATCGACATTGTAAAAAAGAACGCTCCAATCACAGGCGAACAGATTGCCGAAACCCTGCGGCTTACCCGCCCGACCATTCGGGCCGACCTCTCGCTGCTGGTTATGCTCGACTATATCGACGCCAAGCCGAAGGTTGGATATTTCCCCGGCGGGAAATCCTCCCGGAACCTTGGCAGCGGCTATCTGCTTCAGGAGACGAAGGTTAAGGACATTCAAAGCGTGCCCATCATTATCCGGGAGACAACGACGATCCACGATGCGGTTGTGACGCTGTTCCTTCAGGATGTAGGCACACTCATCATTTGCGACGAGGAAGGCAAACTGACCGGAGTCGCCTCGCGCAAAGACTTCTTGAAAGTCACTCTCGGCAATCCCGGTGCCGCATCCATGCCGGTCAGCATGGTCATGACGCGCCAGCCCAAGGTGATTACGATCGGGCCTGACGACCCGGTGCTTGACGCCGCGCATAAAATGATTTTTCACGAGGTAGACAGTTTGCCGGTGGTTGTCCCCTGCGAAGGAGAAGGGGCCGTCGGAAAGCTGGACGTTGTAGGGCGGCTGACCAAAACTTCCATCGTAAAACTTCTCCTCGATACCGAAGCCAATGGATAA
- a CDS encoding DMT family transporter, with the protein MIILAYSLVCLIFGTTFLAIKIGVDAGAPPFFTAGLRFFTAGALLLLWMCLRRKASFSLLLRKETLLTGLGLTFGTFAALYWSEQYVSSGLAAVLSATGPMMILLLQTFLLRQKASSLSLAGCLIGFTGVLLLVLPNLSLQVSPLWFAGCAVVLIGECAYASGTLYTRTVIARLPDVHPIALNAAQMIYGGALMLLLSVFTERPSAGFMLSWPVAGSFLYLTVVGSMIGHSLYYWLVAKTDPIFPSTWLYISPPIAVGAGILFYGEMVSWLTLLGVITIIFGTMLVNAGALKQLLAKLAAGKAAERHFAGAASWRQGFRLHQKANNED; encoded by the coding sequence ATGATTATTTTGGCTTATAGCCTCGTCTGCCTGATCTTCGGCACCACCTTTTTGGCGATTAAAATCGGCGTTGACGCCGGAGCCCCTCCCTTTTTCACCGCCGGACTGCGGTTTTTCACTGCCGGAGCGCTGCTGCTGCTGTGGATGTGCCTGAGACGCAAAGCTTCCTTCTCTCTGCTGCTGCGGAAGGAGACTCTGCTTACCGGACTTGGGCTGACCTTCGGCACATTCGCCGCGCTGTATTGGTCGGAGCAGTACGTTTCCTCGGGCCTTGCCGCTGTCCTCTCCGCAACCGGACCGATGATGATCCTGCTGCTGCAGACGTTCCTGCTTCGGCAAAAAGCCTCTTCCCTGTCTCTGGCCGGCTGTCTCATCGGCTTTACGGGCGTGCTGCTGCTTGTCCTGCCCAATCTGTCGCTTCAGGTTTCCCCGCTCTGGTTCGCCGGCTGCGCCGTCGTACTGATCGGGGAATGCGCCTACGCCTCCGGCACGCTGTATACCCGGACCGTAATCGCCCGCCTTCCGGACGTTCATCCCATCGCGCTGAATGCGGCGCAAATGATTTACGGCGGAGCGCTGATGCTCCTTCTCTCCGTCTTTACGGAGCGTCCGAGCGCCGGCTTCATGCTCTCCTGGCCGGTTGCAGGCTCCTTTCTTTATCTCACCGTCGTCGGCTCCATGATCGGCCACAGCCTGTATTACTGGCTGGTCGCCAAGACGGACCCGATCTTCCCGTCTACCTGGCTCTACATTTCGCCGCCAATCGCGGTTGGCGCGGGCATCCTTTTTTACGGAGAGATGGTTTCATGGCTGACGCTGCTGGGTGTAATAACAATTATCTTCGGAACGATGCTGGTCAATGCGGGAGCCTTGAAGCAGCTATTAGCGAAGCTCGCGGCCGGTAAGGCAGCGGAGAGACATTTTGCCGGGGCTGCCTCTTGGAGACAAGGTTTCAGGCTGCACCAAAAGGCCAATAATGAGGATTAA
- a CDS encoding PLP-dependent aminotransferase family protein, whose amino-acid sequence MKELSGNGRHPLFRQVYEYLAVRIDRGEWRAHDKLPSVRLLAEELRLHRLTVFKAYCRLKEDGRVYVKDKSGYYVAPGAASEEAPLLEASLKAEPASGCLGPAPALSDIQRMPVKYQFSQALIDPNLLPNLYLSDYVKEVFDRYPKVMGTYSSVEGDNELREFLSGHFRVSRLLQAEPEELLITSGAQQAINLIATIMLMPMDCVMVERPTYGASLDIFRQRGARLLSIDITPGGYDLDEIRRLMEQYRPRLFYINPTHHNPTGYTVPVWQRKRLVELAERYRCLIVEDDPFRDMYFAAEPPPPIFSYDTEGWVVYLGSFSKYVAPGLRICAVICRYPLMHKLIAAKFMADNGTPLLNQKIFLHYFTSPRLQGHLAKLRIALQVHKEIAERELAGTGCVWTPPEGGLNLWVKLPEHIPPETLFRKSKEQSISFVPGEICDPHGVMKSWIRLSYSFAAEDVLREGMGKLAELMRSL is encoded by the coding sequence ATGAAAGAGTTATCCGGCAACGGGCGGCATCCGCTGTTCCGGCAGGTATATGAATATTTAGCCGTCCGGATCGACAGGGGCGAGTGGCGGGCGCATGACAAGCTGCCGTCGGTCCGGCTGCTGGCGGAGGAGCTGCGGCTTCACCGGCTGACCGTGTTTAAAGCCTACTGCCGGCTGAAAGAGGACGGCCGGGTGTACGTGAAGGATAAATCCGGCTATTATGTGGCGCCCGGGGCTGCGTCCGAGGAGGCGCCATTACTCGAGGCGAGCTTGAAAGCAGAGCCTGCAAGCGGCTGCCTAGGGCCTGCGCCGGCTCTCTCGGACATTCAGCGCATGCCGGTCAAATACCAGTTCTCTCAGGCGCTGATCGATCCCAATCTGCTGCCGAATCTCTATTTGTCCGATTATGTCAAAGAGGTGTTCGACCGGTACCCAAAGGTGATGGGCACCTATTCCAGTGTGGAGGGCGATAACGAGCTGCGTGAGTTCTTAAGCGGACATTTCCGCGTGAGCAGACTGCTTCAGGCCGAACCGGAGGAACTGTTGATTACTTCGGGCGCCCAGCAGGCGATCAATCTGATCGCCACCATCATGCTCATGCCGATGGACTGCGTAATGGTGGAGCGGCCGACCTACGGTGCGTCGCTGGATATTTTTCGCCAGCGGGGGGCGCGTCTGCTTTCTATCGACATTACGCCAGGAGGCTATGATCTGGACGAAATCCGGCGGCTGATGGAGCAGTACCGGCCCCGGCTGTTCTATATCAATCCCACGCACCATAATCCGACCGGGTATACCGTTCCGGTGTGGCAGCGCAAGCGGCTTGTCGAGCTGGCCGAGCGTTACCGCTGCCTGATCGTCGAGGACGATCCATTTCGCGATATGTATTTTGCCGCCGAGCCGCCGCCGCCGATTTTTTCCTATGATACGGAGGGATGGGTTGTTTATCTCGGCAGCTTCAGCAAATATGTGGCGCCGGGTCTGCGCATTTGCGCCGTCATCTGCCGGTATCCGCTCATGCATAAGCTGATCGCGGCGAAGTTCATGGCGGATAACGGAACGCCGCTGCTGAATCAGAAGATCTTCCTGCACTACTTTACGTCGCCGCGCCTGCAGGGACATCTGGCCAAGCTCCGCATCGCGCTGCAGGTGCACAAGGAAATCGCGGAACGGGAGCTCGCGGGAACCGGATGCGTCTGGACCCCTCCGGAGGGAGGGCTGAACCTGTGGGTGAAGCTGCCGGAGCATATACCGCCAGAAACGCTGTTCCGCAAAAGCAAGGAGCAGTCCATCTCGTTCGTGCCCGGTGAAATCTGCGATCCGCACGGAGTTATGAAGTCTTGGATTCGCCTCAGCTACTCGTTCGCCGCCGAAGACGTCCTGCGGGAAGGGATGGGCAAGCTTGCGGAATTGATGCGGAGCCTTTGA